In Phycisphaerales bacterium, the sequence GCTCGCCGTGGCCAACTCCTCTTCGGGAAGTGAAAGTCGTACAGCCGCGACCGACGCCATCGACGCCGCCACGATCCCGCGCGGCGCGAACAGCCCCGCAAAGAGCCGCTCATTCACCGAGAGCCGCGATCGGATCGTCGAGACAAACACGCTGACAGGCCGCACAAGCAGGAAGAGCACACCCACAAACGCCGCGTCGAGCCACGAGATCGACGTGATCCGGGACCACTCCAATCGCGACGCGAGCAGAATGAACAACGCGCCCACGAGAATCGTCGCGATCTGCTGCTTGAACGTCCGAAGATCCCGCGTCCCCGAGATGTTCGCGTTCGCGAGGATCACCGCGGCCACCGTCGTCGCCACCAGCCCCGCTTCGGGGGCCGCACTCTCCCCAAGTCCCACCGCCAGCATGCACGTCCCGAGCGCGAACAGATTCAAATGCGTCGGGTCCAGACGCCCACGCCGAACCAGGAATCGCAGCACGCTCCGCCCAAGCACACCCACCACCACCCCGATCACCGCACCACCAAGGAACGGCACCGCCAACAACTTGAAAACACCGGAGAACGGATTCTCGAACGTCCCGTGCTGATACAGCAGGACCAACTCGAGCGTCGAGATCGCCACAATGACGCCAATCGGGTCGATCAGGACGCCCTCGGCGCTCAACGCTGCGTGCAGATTCGGCTTCAGCGGTAACCGTCGAAGAATCGGCTGGATCACCGTCGGGCCCGTCACGATCAGGATCGCTCCCAGGACCAGCGAGTTCGCCCACTCCAAGCCCACGACGTAGTGTGCGGCCAACGCCACCCCGATCCATGTCAGGAGCGCCCCGATCGTGAGCAGCCCCCACACCGCGCGCGGCGCCTTCCCCAGTTCATGCTTGTCCAGGTGCAGCCCGCCCTCAAAGACAAGCAAACCGATGGCCACAGAGATGAACGCGCGCAGCGACTCTCCCAGGCTGTTCCCATCGACCACCCCCAACCCAGCCCCGCCAAGGCAGACGCCCGTCACCAGCAGCGGCAAGACCGCCGGAAACTTGAACCGGTCGCACGCCACGCTCACCAGCGCACCGACACCGACCGCCAACGACAGGCTCTGTGTCGCCATCTCTTTCATGAGAGTCCCTTCATGCGGGCAGAGTGTAACCGGCGAGAGACGCCACGGTCGCAGCAACGCAAAATCAATCACCGAGGAAACTACCGGCACTCGTGGCACAGGCGCCCCGTCTATGACTTCATCTTCGACTCGTTGATCTCGGCCACGCCCTCAATCCCGACCAAACGGCGAAGGCCCGAATCCTCTGCCCCGCGAACCTTCAGCCGCACGCGCCGCCTCCGCATCGATCTGAGCAGGCGCCAGCATCTCAACGCTCACCAGAGGCAACTGCGGCTGCTCAGGCTCACTCGACGCCAACGCCGACGCCGGCGACCAGAACTTCGACAACCCGCGCGACGCCCAGATCGCCGACGCCGGAATGAACAGCATCGCCAGCACGTACGCCATCCCCCGCGCCCGCTCCGACCGGACATACGCCATCACACGAAGCATCACGGCATCACCTCTCCCGTCGCGATTGCCCCCGCCGACAGCACCAGCCTGCGGATGCGAATCTCGCATCCCACCCACCCGGCCCGAGTCGCGTCCCCACTCTTCTCGACAGCCGTCATGCGGAACGACTCGACCGACACCGGATCCCACCCGCGCGAAACCGACGCAAGAAAGCCCGAAACCTTCGAGAAAGGCCCCTCGACGCGCGCCGAATACTCCCCAACACCCAACCGATCGATCGTGCGAACCTCGACACCCGCCCCCGTCGCCTTCGCCCTGATCGCCGAGGGCATGCTCTCCACGCTCGGCGCCAGCGAGAGCACGCCCGCCAGAGCCGCCCGCGTCGCCTCCAGGTGATCCGAATGCTCGTGCAAGGCCGCACGCGAGATCGCCCCGCGAGTCGCGTTGTGGACGAGCGACTGCTCGATCGCCACGCGATCACGAGCCGACGCCGCCTGCTCTTCCAATGGCCTCGCGATCAGGTTCCACAACACCCCAAGCAACGCCCCAGCGAGCGTCACGCGCACCACCACCGGCATCATCGCCGAGTTCAACGATCGAGGCTGCGTACTCAACCCGGCTCGCGTCATGACCCCTTCTCCGCCACACGGGTCACCATCGTTCTCGCCACGCCCTCGAGCACGAACGTGGTCGCCAGCAGACTCGTCTCACTCGCCGCCTTCCGCACCTCAACCTCACGCACCAACGCCGATCCTCGCATCGCCGCGGCAAACCGATCGATCATCTCGACGTGCACACCGTCGCGAACATGCCCCTCAATCCGAACCCGCATCACCCCGCCCCGCAACTCGCTCGTGATCGCCGTGATCACCAATCCCTCTGGCGTCGCGCGCGACACCTCCGCCATCACCGCCTCCCAGTCCACCCGCGTCGCGTCCAGCGACCGAAGATCCCGCACCGATCGCGCCAGCGCATTCGTCGGCTCGATCAGCGCCTGGTGCCGGTCCATCTGCTGCCGCGCATACTCAATCACACTCGGCGCAAACGCCCCGGCATCCTCAAGCCGCGACAACTCCCGACGGCTCGACACAATCCCCCACACCAAGACCCCGGCCCCCAACGCCATACCCGCCCGCCCGCCGAAACTGGCGGCCAGTCGAAGCGATCGCAACCGCCGACTCTGGCTGATCAACCCAATGCGCATGAACACTCACTCTGAAATACTACAAACGGATACCGTACCGATTTATCGGCGATCCAGCCCTCCCACTTTCCGGCGATCCCGCACCTTCCCACGCTCTGGGTGGCCCTGTGACGCCCAAACACGCCCGTCTTCGCTCGCCACGCTCAGGATCCCCCCTATACTCCCGAGTTCGGCATGATCGAGTGCCGACCTTGGCGGTACGCGTATTCGTTTGGTGGTGGACCGCCACAGGTCACTTGAAAGCAACCGCGGGGCCGACACATCGGACCCCGACTTTGAAGCGCCCTTGGGCGCGGCCGACGCGGGTCGGTGGCGATGTCGCCCCCTCCCACGCCTCGATCTCGGCCCGCCGGTGTCGCTGCAGGAGATTCGTCATGGCCAATCAACTCGTTCAAGATCTCATCGAGGCCGGCATCCACTTCGGCCAGCGCGCCAGCGGGTGGAACCCCAAGATGCAGCCGTACATCTACGGCAAGCGCAACGGGATCCACATCATCGACATCAAGGAGACCGTCAAGGGCCTCCTCCTCGCCAAGCGATTCATCGCCAAGACCGTCGCCGACGGCAAGGACGTCTGCTTCGTCGGCACCAAGCGCCAGGCCAAGAGCGTCCTTGAGGCCCGCGTCCCCGACGTCAAGATGCACTACGTCACCGAGCGCTGGCTCGGCGGCACGCTCACCAACTTCCGCACCATCCGCACCCGCCTCAAGCGCCTCGAGGAACTCGAGGGCATCGACGCCGGCGCCGACGGCTTCACCAAGTACTCCAAGAAGATGGAGAGCCAACTCAAGCGCGAGAAACGCAAGATCTCCCGCAACCTCGAGGGCATCCGCCACATGGAGAAACTCCCCGGCGTCCTCGTCGTCCTCGACGTCCGCAAGGAGCACACCGCCCTCAAGGAAGCCCGCAAACTCGGCATCCCCACGATCTGCCTCATCGACACCGACGGCGACCCCGACGCGGCCGACATCGCCATTCCCGGCAACGACGACAGCATGCGCTCCATTGACGTCGTCATCCGCGAACTCTGCCTCGCCATCAGCGAAGGCCGCCAGAATCGCGACATGACCAGGAACGCCGAGGCGGCCTCGGGCGAGTCGGCGGGCGACGCCGGCCAGCCCCGTCGCAGCCGCCGAGCCCAGTTCCGCGCCGCCGACGCCGAGGGCGAGTCCGCCGAGGGGTCCACCCCGGCCTCCCCGTCTCGCCCCGAAGCCTCCAAGGTCTAATGACCCAGGACGCCTCGCTACACAGACCGAATCGCACGATTGGCACACACTGAACACCGGCCCGGAGGTTCCCCTCCGCGCCGCGAGCCTTTGGAGCACGAGAGATGGCTGAGTTGAACGCGAAAGACGTGATGGCCCTCCGCAACAAGACGGGCCTCCCCATGATGGCCTGCAAGGCTGCCTTGCTGGAGACCAACGGCGACATCGAGAAGGCCGAGGATCTCCTCCGAAAGCAACTCAAGGGCAAGATGGAGACCAAAATGGACCGTGCAGCAGGCGAGGGTCGCATCGCGATCTCGCGCACCGACGAGGCCGCCACAATTGTTGAGGTCCGCGCCGAGACCGATTTCACCGCCAAGAACGAGAAGTTCGTCGCCGCGGCCCAGAAGTGCGCCGACCTCGCGATCAACGAGACCTCGGGCGAACTCAAGCCCTCCGCCGCCATGGCCGCCGCCATCGATGATCTCCGCATCTCGACCGGCGAGAACATCTCCATCGCTCGCGCCCACAAACTCACCCAGGATCCCGGCTCGGGCGCCTTCGGGTCCTACGTCCACCACGACGGCAAGACCGGCGTGCTCGTCCAGGCCGAGGGCTCCATCTCCGATGAGACTCTCCGCCAGATCTGCATGCACATCACCGCCGCCCACCCGCGTCCCCAGGGCGTCTCGGCCAACGACGTTCCCGCCCACATCGTCGAGAAGGAGCGCAAGTTCCGCATCGAACAGGCCATGGAATCCGGCAAGCCCAAGGAAATCGCCGAGAAGATGGTCGAGGGCGGCATGCGCAAGTTCTTCGAAGAGATCGCCCTCCTCGAGCAGCCCTTCGTCATGGACCCGACCAAGAAGATCAAGGACATCGTCGGGCCCAAGGCCAGCATCGTCGGCTTCCTCCGCTGGCAGGTCGGCGAGGGCACGAACTAACGAGTTCTACCCCATCTCGTGGGGCAGGCGGCCCGCCTGTCCCTACTCTCTTCTCCTCTCAATCACACACTTTCAAGCCACTCCACGAACGCCCGGACCACCACATCCGGGCGTGTTTGCATGCGCACTCGAGTTCTCGGTAGACTAACCGTCTATACCGCCTGCGAACACACAAGGAGCCCCGACATGGTGAACCTCATGGAACTCTGGCTGCCCATCCTCGT encodes:
- the rpsB gene encoding 30S ribosomal protein S2, giving the protein MANQLVQDLIEAGIHFGQRASGWNPKMQPYIYGKRNGIHIIDIKETVKGLLLAKRFIAKTVADGKDVCFVGTKRQAKSVLEARVPDVKMHYVTERWLGGTLTNFRTIRTRLKRLEELEGIDAGADGFTKYSKKMESQLKREKRKISRNLEGIRHMEKLPGVLVVLDVRKEHTALKEARKLGIPTICLIDTDGDPDAADIAIPGNDDSMRSIDVVIRELCLAISEGRQNRDMTRNAEAASGESAGDAGQPRRSRRAQFRAADAEGESAEGSTPASPSRPEASKV
- the tsf gene encoding translation elongation factor Ts, giving the protein MAELNAKDVMALRNKTGLPMMACKAALLETNGDIEKAEDLLRKQLKGKMETKMDRAAGEGRIAISRTDEAATIVEVRAETDFTAKNEKFVAAAQKCADLAINETSGELKPSAAMAAAIDDLRISTGENISIARAHKLTQDPGSGAFGSYVHHDGKTGVLVQAEGSISDETLRQICMHITAAHPRPQGVSANDVPAHIVEKERKFRIEQAMESGKPKEIAEKMVEGGMRKFFEEIALLEQPFVMDPTKKIKDIVGPKASIVGFLRWQVGEGTN
- a CDS encoding sodium:proton antiporter, whose amino-acid sequence is MKEMATQSLSLAVGVGALVSVACDRFKFPAVLPLLVTGVCLGGAGLGVVDGNSLGESLRAFISVAIGLLVFEGGLHLDKHELGKAPRAVWGLLTIGALLTWIGVALAAHYVVGLEWANSLVLGAILIVTGPTVIQPILRRLPLKPNLHAALSAEGVLIDPIGVIVAISTLELVLLYQHGTFENPFSGVFKLLAVPFLGGAVIGVVVGVLGRSVLRFLVRRGRLDPTHLNLFALGTCMLAVGLGESAAPEAGLVATTVAAVILANANISGTRDLRTFKQQIATILVGALFILLASRLEWSRITSISWLDAAFVGVLFLLVRPVSVFVSTIRSRLSVNERLFAGLFAPRGIVAASMASVAAVRLSLPEEELATASESAIAISRHAQQIETLVFLVIFVTVAFAGSAGGLVASVLRVRAGVRNAVVIVGAHKLGQQLATQLVRRKVPVLLIDTNSDRVNAAARAGIPTVEGDATDPRWMDEAVFRPDQGWLVAWTGNVDVDRVVRRWGIERLGEGHAGAWPEQKPGEGSGSLMTCRGAISSVEFDMQHVRALEGGEATTPVLAWVDEKQRFGLGPGLGGTPVPKGGTAMVLDVMKADGVEGNGGAASSESKPDPDPVVEGDGSASA